In Erpetoichthys calabaricus chromosome 4, fErpCal1.3, whole genome shotgun sequence, one genomic interval encodes:
- the LOC114641303 gene encoding olfactory receptor 2AG1-like — translation MSNATVFVSEFVLHCEITSEIRSFTVVALAIIYLTTLFGNLLIILVIILDHHLQTPMFLCIGALAVIDVLQSTNVIPKMMALLLFDTSPIPYGACLLQMLLVFHLQTVEALLFTLMAYDRFFAVIYPLRYPQLVTGRTVWVGVLVCNIISGMPIIVYLIFITELSFCRTNVLPYCFCDYSTMVHVSCNENAKYFNFLSTIGITFGSTSLTVILISYGKIAHVALKISSKEGKKKILDVLVTHLLVVLLFYLPLTIAFILPGLGVKLSAEAYNTLVIVATILPPMMNPSSTALGTRR, via the coding sequence ATGAGCAATGCCACTGTCTTTGTGTCAGAGTTTGTGCTGCACTGCGAAATCACTTCGGAAATTAGAAGCTTTACTGTTGTCGCCCTGGCCATCATTTATCTGACGACCCTTTTTGGAAACCTTTTGATCATACTGGTAATAATCCTGGACCATCATCTTCAAACTCCTATGTTTTTATGCATTGGTGCCCTGGCTGTTATAGACGTGCTACAAAGCACTAACGTCATCCCTAAAATGATGGCTCTTCTTCTGTTCGACACTTCACCAATACCGTACGGTGCCTGCTTACTTCAGATGCTCCTGGTCTTTCATCTTCAGACAGTGGAAGCCCTTCTCTTTACTCTTATGGCGTATGACCGCTTTTTCGCTGTCATTTACCCGTTGAGATACCCTCAGCTTGTAACAGGAAGAACTGTGTGGGTAGGCGTCTTAGTGTGCAATATTATCTCTGGCATGCCAATTATCGTATATTTGATATTCATCACTGAACTTTCTTTTTGTCGCACTAATGTCCTACCTTACTGTTTCTGTGATTATTCCACCATGGTTCACGTTTCTTGcaatgaaaatgcaaaatactttaattttctcTCCACAATTGGAATTACATTTGGCTCTACATCTCTGACAGTAATCCTCATTTCTTATGGCAAAATTGCCCACGTGGCGCTGAAGATTTCATCGAAGGAGGGCAAGAAAAAAATCTTGGATGTGCTTGTCACACACTTGCTCGTGGTGTTACTTTTTTATCTGCCATTGACCATCGCTTTCATTTTACCGGGATTAGGAGTAAAGCTGTCAGCCGAAGCCTACAACACTCTGGTTATAGTCGCCACGATCCTCCCACCAATGATGAACCCATCATCTACAGCTTTAGGAACAAGGCGATGA
- the LOC114641304 gene encoding olfactory receptor 5F1-like, giving the protein MSNATVFVSEFVLHCEIRPEIRSFTVAALAIVYLATLFGNLLVLLVIILNHQLHNPMFFFIAILALIDVLHNTNLIPKMMALLLFDASPVPYGACLVQMFLVFHLEIVEVYLFTLMAYDRYVAVIYPLRYPQLVTGKTVWVGMLVSNIISGMTMTVYLIFVSELSFCRTNVLPFCFCDYANMVHISCNDNPKYLSFLSTIASINGCGTLTIILISYGKIAHAALKISSAESKKKVFDVLVTHLLVVLLFYVPLIIAFILPGFGLQLSTETYNTLLVVATILPPMINPIIYSFRNKEMKNAIKKLFTGKRTNLEINNRT; this is encoded by the coding sequence ATGAGCAATGCCACTGTCTTTGTGTCGGAGTTTGTGCTGCACTGTGAAATCAGACCAGAAATTAGAAGCTTTACAGTTGCTGCCTTGGCCATCGTTTATCTGGCAACACTTTTTGGAAACCTTTTGGTCCTCCTGGTAATAATCCTGAACCACCAGCTCCACAATCCtatgttttttttcattgctATCCTTGCTCTTATAGATGTGCTACACAACACTAACCTCATCCCTAAAATGATGGCTCTTCTTCTGTTTGACGCGTCTCCGGTACCGTATGGTGCCTGCTTGGTTCAGATGTTCCTGGTCTTTCATCTTGAGATTGTAGAAGTTTATCTCTTCACTCTTATGGCATATGACCGCTATGTCGCAGTCATTTACCCGTTGAGATACCCTCAGCTTGTGACGGGTAAAACTGTGTGGGTAGGCATGTTAGTGTCCAACATTATCTCTGGAATGACAATGACTGTATATTTGATATTCGTCAGTGAACTTTCTTTTTGTCGTACTAATGTCCTACCTTTCTGTTTCTGTGATTATGCCAACATGGTTCACATTTCTTGCAATGACAATCCTAAATACTTAAGTTTTCTTTCAACAATCGCAAGTATAAATGGTTGTGGTACTTTGACAATAATCCTCATTTCTTATGGCAAGATTGCCCATGCAGCGCTTAAGATTTCCTCGGCTGAAAGTAAGAAGAAAGTCTTCGATGTCCTCGTTACACACCTGCTCGTGGTGTTGCTTTTTTACGTGCCCCTGATTATCGCTTTCATTCTTCCTGGATTTGGATTACAGCTGTCAACCGAAACCTACAACACTCTTCTTGTAGTCGCTACTATCCTCCCACCAATGATCAATCCTATCATCTACAGTTTTAGGAAcaaggaaatgaaaaatgcaataaagaaaCTTTTCACGGGAAAGAGAACGAATCTGGAAATCAACAACCGTACATAA